AAAGAACTCATCAAGGTTTCTTCGCCGGTTTGCAACTCGCCTTCCATAATTTCTTCTACTCGATGCTGAAAAGCGTCGATAACTCTTGGATGATCGCTCAAGTAAGGCGTTTGAATGAATTCAATCGTTGGGTTGGTTTGCGCCACTTTGTCCACATAACCTTGAATACGTTTGATTAATCGACCGGTGAATAAAAAGTAAGGCGCAACAACAATGCGTTTATAGCCCAACTTCATTAGGTTTTCTAAGCCTACGCCCACAGACGGGTAAGTCACGCCAGAATACACGGTATCCGACCAACCAAAGCCCATGTTTTCACTGACGATGCGTGTCAGTTTCGCCGCTTCCGCATTAGCGGATGTATCAGAAGTTCCGCGACCCACAACGACTAATAATGTGTCGTATAGGTTTTCTGGTGGATTTTGTGGATCAAGCCCAAGCGATTCATAAATGCGCGCTTGGAAGGCTTCTATCATGTCGTCTTGTAAACCAAGTTCACGACCATAAGTAATGTGTAAACCGGCGTTCTTTTCTTCGTACGTCGTCAGTACAGAAGGAATGTCGTTTTTCGCGTGTGTCGCAGCAAACAACATGCCCGGCACGGCGTAAATTTCTTCAACACCTTGCGACAATAAGCTGTTGAGTCCCATGTGAATATTCGGTGCGGAAAACTCCAAAAAACCGTATTCAACAGGTAGGTGTGGGAAACGCTCTTTTAACCCTTTTGCGACTAAACCAAATTCACGCTCTGCGTCTTTATCACGGCTACCGTGACCACAAATCATAATGCCTTGTTTTTTGACTGGTGTTGTATTGCTCATTGTCTCTCTCTTTTGTATCGACTCTGATTATCGTCAGTCGTTAACTTAATTATCAACAAACTTCTGCCCAAGCTTCCTGATGATAAATCACTGACGTTGCTCTTGTTGCTGATCTAAATCAAGCAACAAAGACTGAATTTTTTCTCTGTGGCCTTCTGCGTTCTGCCACATACCACGTTGAATCGCTTCTAAAAGACGCTCGCCCATTTCTTCCAAGGCGTGAGAATTATTATCGCGCATAAACGCTTGGTTGTCTGGGTCAAGTAACAAACGATCGGTCACCTGTTCATATTGATAATCGGCGACTAGGTCCGTCGTCGCATCATAGGCGAACAGATAATCAACTGTAGCGGTCATTTCAAACGCGCCTTTGTAACCATGAGTTTGCATGGCTTCGATCCATTTAGGGTTCAATACTCGTGATCGAACGACACGATTTAATTCTTCTTTAAGCGTACGAATTTTCGGAGAACTCGGATTAGAATGATCACTATGATAAACACTCGGCGCTTGCCCACTAAACGTCGTTACAGCGTTAGTCATACCGCCTTGAAACTGATAATAGTCGTCGGAATCCAGAATATCGTGCTCGCGATTGTCTTGATTTTGCACCACCACATCAAGCTGAGACAAACGCTCAACGAAGGCAGATTTTGCTTCTACGCCGTCTTGTTTTCCTGATTGAGAGTTGCCATCATAAGCGTAACCACCCCAGTTTACATACGCTTCGGCTAAGTCCGCTTTCGTGTCCCAACAACGCTCATCGATTAAACCTTGTAAGCCTGCGCCGTACGCACCTGGTTTGCTGCCAAACACTCGATAAGATGCTTGGCGGCTGGCCTGTTCTTCGTCCATTCCTTGGCCAAGCAAGGTTTGTTTTCTCGCTTGAACATTGGCGCGAATCGTATTGCCATTCCCAGGCTCTTCATACTCTGCGATGGCTTGCACCGCCGCGTCGTAAAGCCGCATAACATTAGCAAACGCATCACGGAAAAAACCCGATACTCGCAAGGTCACATCCACTCTGGGACGCCCCATTTGCATACAAGAAAGCATTTCAAAATCCGTTACGCGATTCGAACCCGGCGCCCAAATGGGACGAACGCCCATCAGTGCAAACGCTTGCGCGATATCATCGCCACCGGTACGCATGGTCGCCGTGCCCCATACAGACAAACCGAGGTCTTTCGGATAATCACCATGCTCTTGTAAATGTCGCTGTATCAACGCCTCGGCGGATTTCTGACCAATTGCCCACGCCGCAGGCGATGGAATCGCTCGGTTGTCTACAGAGAAAAAATTACGCCCTGTCGGCAAGGTATCTAATCGACCACGTGTTGGCGCACCGCTTGGCCCCGGTGGAATAAAGCCACCCGCTAAACCAGTAATCAAGGCCTGAATTTCATCGTTTGCGCTTTTTTCCAACGCCAGCATCAAGGTCTTTTTAGCATGAGACAAAAGCACCGCGGTTTGCGGAAAAGACGTTGCCAATTCATCTGTAGAATGACCTTGAATCAAATACGTCTGCATCATGTCTTTGGCGAATAATTCGAGCCGCTCTTTGGTGTCCGCATGGGTTCGCCAATCGGCATCACTCACTAATAATAATGCGTCAGGTTTTATACCCAGCCAAGGCATTCGTAGGCTTTGCATAGGGTCAAAATCATGCTGATCAAAGCCGTGATGACTCAAAGAAAAGTCTTTCATCAAGACATGCAAAATACCTTGGCTGGTTATCTCGTTCCCGCGAGGTAAACGCAATAACGCCACCAGCGTGTCGGCCAACTTGTCTTCTACGGGTAGCTCCCCAAGGCGATGCAAACCGTGACGAATTTGTGCTTCTTTAATCTCACATAAATAGGTATCCAAACCTTCCAATACGGAGTCGTCGTTACTGGCTTCGACACCGTTATTTTCGACAATGGTAAGCTCTTCTAACAAATGGGATTCTTGGACTTTTTTTAGAATTTGTTCTCGTAGCCACGTTTCGCGGCGAACATCCATGCCCATGGCTTGGTAATATTCGTCCACTAGGTTTTCCAGATCAGCCATGTCGCCGTAAGTTTCAGCTCGTGTCATCGGCGGCATTAAATGATCAATAATCGTTGCTTGAGACCGGCGTTTGGCTTGCGCACCTTCGCCCGGATCATTGACGATAAACGGATAAAAATTCGGCATAGGACCAAGTGCGATATCTGGCCAACAAGACTCAGATAAGGCCGTACCTTTGCCCGGTAACCATTCGAGATTGCCATGCTTTCCAACATGCACAAAGGCATCCACTTGATAAACATGACGCAGCCAAAAATAGAACGCCAAATAGCTGTGAGGGGGAATCAAATCTGGATCATGGTAATTTGCAGCAAGATCAAGATTAAAGCCTCGCGCTGGCTGAATACCAACAAAGGTTTCGCCAAGACGAATGCCCGCCAACATGATGCGCCGCTGGCCGTCTTGCTCTCGGCATTTATGATCGTCTTCTGGTGGCCCCCAACGATCCCAAACCGCCGTCTGGCACTCTAACGGCAACTGATAAAAATGATGCAAATATTCTTCCAAAGACAAACTTTGCCAACAACCTCGTTCGTGTAAGGTGTTTGGATTGTTTGTCACGGCACCCAATAACATTTCGATTAAAGCATTACCGTGTGCTGGAATGTCTTGAATGGGATAACCAGCACACTCCAACGCGTTGAGTAAATTCACCGTTGACGCAGGCGTGTCTAAACCAACGCCATTGCCAATGCGGCCATCTTTGGTTGGGTAATTTGCCAGCACAAAAGCAATGCGTTTTTCGGTGTTTGGTTTGCTTGCCAAGGTGGCGTAACGCTTCGCCAGTTGCGCGACAAAACGTGCGCGCTCTGGATGAAGTTCGTAACGTACCAAATCGACTTGAGCCGTTTCATTGTAATGACTCAACGCTTTAAAGCTGACGGCACGGGTAATAATTCGGCCGTCCATTTCAGGTAAGACGATTTGCATGGCCACATCTCGGCTGCGCAACCCTTGAGTCTGCTGCTGCCAGTCATCTTGCGTACTGCCGGATAAAATCAATTGTAAAACAGGAATTGGGGAGTCAAAGGCGGATTGAAAATCTGTTGGCTCAGAGGCCAAATCTGGGCTGCCAACTCGATTCGCGGCAAAGCCCGTGGTATTTAAAATGACTTTTGCGTTGGTTTGCTCAGCCAGTGTTTCGATTAAACCAACGGATACATCGTCTTTTAAGGAGCTAACAGCAACAGCTAAAGGGATAAGACCTTCTTGTTCGATGATGTCTAACAATTCATCAAACATTGCGGTATTTCCGCTTTGTAAGTGAGATCGATAAAACACCACCAGTACCACAGACTGGCTCTTCACTTCATTCGAATAAGATAAAGCATCATGATGATGCGTTTTCCATTCACTCAAGCTAGAGGCATGACCTTGATTTGACCTATTACCTTTAAAGTAAATAAGCGCACTGGGTAAAGGCGCAGGTTCTTGCCAATCAATATTTTTTTGAAAAAATTGCGCGGCAAGAAATTGAAAAAATTGCTCACTGTTTCGTTGACCGCTTTCACGAAAATAGCGCCACACTCTGTGAGCGTCTTCCATATCGCAATTAGACGCGTCCATCAAAGCAGGATCTGGGGTGTCATCGCCCGGTACGACGATTAAAGTACGGCCTTTTTTGGCTTTCGACCAAGCTTGTAACTGCTGGAACCCGTAGGCCCAATAGTGCTCACCACCGAGTAAAGAAACCACCACCACTTTGGCGTGTTCTAGCACCTTATGTTCGTACAAATCGTAGGCGGCGGGTTTTACCAACTGCATCCAATTTGCTAGGCGAATACTCGGTAATCGGTCGCTATCGCTTACTTCCAGAGAAGCGTCATGTGAACGACTTGAAGACTCAACTAAAACCAACTGATCAAGAGCGCTTCCTAGCGCCCCTAATACAGAATCCGCTGCGGCCAAAATAACCAT
This genomic stretch from Marinomonas primoryensis harbors:
- a CDS encoding sirohydrochlorin chelatase; translated protein: MSNTTPVKKQGIMICGHGSRDKDAEREFGLVAKGLKERFPHLPVEYGFLEFSAPNIHMGLNSLLSQGVEEIYAVPGMLFAATHAKNDIPSVLTTYEEKNAGLHITYGRELGLQDDMIEAFQARIYESLGLDPQNPPENLYDTLLVVVGRGTSDTSANAEAAKLTRIVSENMGFGWSDTVYSGVTYPSVGVGLENLMKLGYKRIVVAPYFLFTGRLIKRIQGYVDKVAQTNPTIEFIQTPYLSDHPRVIDAFQHRVEEIMEGELQTGEETLMSSFKRRLAAGEVDVHHHHAEFVDPQDDTQGLSDFDLKHAVVSTGGTSHSSVLKPHGHSHGHSHSHDHGHSHDHGHGHSHGVYKHIGHPMGPRTMIGEGICCCFMGQFTDEILEEEKDKIDGDCTKTAFAHRK
- the cobN gene encoding cobaltochelatase subunit CobN; the protein is MHLLAAKPGGFVDDEGIVDLGQTPADMVILAAADSVLGALGSALDQLVLVESSSRSHDASLEVSDSDRLPSIRLANWMQLVKPAAYDLYEHKVLEHAKVVVVSLLGGEHYWAYGFQQLQAWSKAKKGRTLIVVPGDDTPDPALMDASNCDMEDAHRVWRYFRESGQRNSEQFFQFLAAQFFQKNIDWQEPAPLPSALIYFKGNRSNQGHASSLSEWKTHHHDALSYSNEVKSQSVVLVVFYRSHLQSGNTAMFDELLDIIEQEGLIPLAVAVSSLKDDVSVGLIETLAEQTNAKVILNTTGFAANRVGSPDLASEPTDFQSAFDSPIPVLQLILSGSTQDDWQQQTQGLRSRDVAMQIVLPEMDGRIITRAVSFKALSHYNETAQVDLVRYELHPERARFVAQLAKRYATLASKPNTEKRIAFVLANYPTKDGRIGNGVGLDTPASTVNLLNALECAGYPIQDIPAHGNALIEMLLGAVTNNPNTLHERGCWQSLSLEEYLHHFYQLPLECQTAVWDRWGPPEDDHKCREQDGQRRIMLAGIRLGETFVGIQPARGFNLDLAANYHDPDLIPPHSYLAFYFWLRHVYQVDAFVHVGKHGNLEWLPGKGTALSESCWPDIALGPMPNFYPFIVNDPGEGAQAKRRSQATIIDHLMPPMTRAETYGDMADLENLVDEYYQAMGMDVRRETWLREQILKKVQESHLLEELTIVENNGVEASNDDSVLEGLDTYLCEIKEAQIRHGLHRLGELPVEDKLADTLVALLRLPRGNEITSQGILHVLMKDFSLSHHGFDQHDFDPMQSLRMPWLGIKPDALLLVSDADWRTHADTKERLELFAKDMMQTYLIQGHSTDELATSFPQTAVLLSHAKKTLMLALEKSANDEIQALITGLAGGFIPPGPSGAPTRGRLDTLPTGRNFFSVDNRAIPSPAAWAIGQKSAEALIQRHLQEHGDYPKDLGLSVWGTATMRTGGDDIAQAFALMGVRPIWAPGSNRVTDFEMLSCMQMGRPRVDVTLRVSGFFRDAFANVMRLYDAAVQAIAEYEEPGNGNTIRANVQARKQTLLGQGMDEEQASRQASYRVFGSKPGAYGAGLQGLIDERCWDTKADLAEAYVNWGGYAYDGNSQSGKQDGVEAKSAFVERLSQLDVVVQNQDNREHDILDSDDYYQFQGGMTNAVTTFSGQAPSVYHSDHSNPSSPKIRTLKEELNRVVRSRVLNPKWIEAMQTHGYKGAFEMTATVDYLFAYDATTDLVADYQYEQVTDRLLLDPDNQAFMRDNNSHALEEMGERLLEAIQRGMWQNAEGHREKIQSLLLDLDQQQEQRQ